From one Bacteroides eggerthii genomic stretch:
- a CDS encoding endonuclease MutS2, with protein sequence MIYPQNFEQKIGFDQIRQLLKEKCLSTLGEERVTDMAFSDRFSEVEEHLDQVFEFVRILREEDNFPAQYFFDVRPSLKRIRVEGMYLDEQELFDLRRSLETIRDIVRFLQKSEGEEEETASPYPCLKRLAGDITVFPQLIGKINGILSPYGKIKDNASAELARIRRELVSTMGSISRSLNNILRNAQSEGIVDKDVAPTMRDGRLVIPVVPALKRKIKGIVHDESASGKTVFIEPAEVVEANNRIRELEGDERREIIRILVEFSNLLRPSIPDILLSYEFLAEIDFIRAKALFSEQITGLKPAFENKQVLDWTMAVHPLLQLSLAKHGKKVVPLDIELSEKQRILIISGPNAGGKSVCLKTVGLLQYMLQCGLLIPMHERSHAGIFSNIFIDIGDEQSIEDDLSTYSSHLTNMKIMMKNCNERSLILIDEFGGGTEPQIGGAIAEAVLKRFNQKQTFGVITTHYQNLKHFAEDHEGVVNGAMLYDRHLMQALFQLQIGNPGSSFAVEIARKIGLPEDVIADASEIVGSEYINADKYLQDIVRDKRYWEGKRQTIRQREKHMEETITRYQTEIEDLQKSRKEILRKAKEEAEQLIQEANARIENTIRTIKEAQAEKEKTRQARQELADFRQSMEALAAKEQEEKIARKIEKLKEKQNRKKEKKANKGQENMLSAQASAEQQARKEAERLAAIVPGSNVRIKGQTSVGEVMEVNGKNATVAFGSIKTTVKLDRLERTNAQPKQADVSAKSTYISSQTQDSMYEKKLNFKQDIDVRGMRGDEALQAVTYFIDDAILVGMSRVRILHGTGTGILRTLIRQYLQTVPGISHFADEHIQFGGAGITVVDLS encoded by the coding sequence ATGATATACCCACAGAACTTTGAACAGAAGATAGGTTTCGACCAAATACGTCAACTGCTGAAAGAAAAATGTCTCAGCACGCTTGGCGAAGAACGAGTGACAGACATGGCGTTCTCCGACCGCTTTAGTGAAGTGGAAGAGCATCTGGACCAGGTTTTTGAATTTGTACGCATACTCCGGGAGGAAGATAATTTTCCGGCACAATATTTTTTTGATGTACGCCCGTCCCTGAAGCGGATACGCGTGGAGGGAATGTACTTGGATGAACAGGAACTTTTCGACCTTCGCCGGTCATTGGAGACAATACGCGATATTGTACGTTTTCTGCAGAAGAGCGAAGGGGAGGAAGAAGAAACAGCATCCCCCTACCCTTGTCTGAAACGGCTGGCAGGAGACATAACTGTGTTCCCACAACTCATCGGAAAAATAAACGGTATCCTCTCTCCGTATGGAAAAATAAAAGACAACGCATCCGCAGAGCTGGCGCGTATCCGCCGCGAACTGGTAAGTACAATGGGGAGCATCTCTCGCTCACTAAACAACATTTTGCGCAACGCACAATCGGAAGGAATTGTAGACAAGGATGTTGCGCCCACAATGCGCGACGGACGACTGGTTATTCCGGTAGTGCCTGCCCTGAAACGGAAAATAAAAGGAATTGTACATGATGAATCCGCCAGCGGTAAAACCGTATTTATCGAACCCGCGGAAGTGGTGGAAGCCAATAATCGCATCCGGGAACTGGAAGGAGACGAACGACGGGAAATTATCCGCATCTTAGTGGAGTTCTCCAACCTGCTGCGCCCCTCTATCCCCGACATCCTACTGTCATACGAATTTCTTGCCGAGATAGACTTCATACGTGCCAAAGCATTATTTTCCGAACAAATCACCGGATTGAAACCTGCTTTTGAAAACAAACAGGTTTTAGACTGGACAATGGCGGTTCATCCGTTGCTGCAACTCTCTCTTGCCAAACATGGAAAGAAAGTAGTGCCGCTGGATATAGAGTTGAGCGAAAAGCAACGTATCCTCATCATCTCCGGACCGAATGCCGGCGGCAAATCCGTCTGTCTGAAAACCGTCGGACTGCTGCAATACATGTTACAGTGCGGCTTGCTAATCCCGATGCACGAACGCAGCCATGCCGGTATATTCAGCAATATATTCATTGACATCGGCGACGAACAATCCATTGAAGACGACCTGAGCACCTACTCCTCGCACCTGACCAATATGAAGATAATGATGAAGAACTGCAATGAACGCAGCCTTATCCTCATTGACGAGTTCGGCGGTGGTACCGAACCTCAAATTGGCGGGGCAATAGCCGAAGCAGTATTGAAACGCTTCAACCAAAAGCAGACGTTCGGCGTTATTACTACACACTATCAGAATCTGAAACATTTTGCCGAAGACCACGAAGGGGTAGTGAATGGCGCCATGCTATACGACCGCCACCTGATGCAGGCTTTGTTCCAACTTCAGATAGGTAATCCGGGCAGCTCATTTGCCGTAGAGATTGCCCGCAAAATCGGGTTACCCGAAGATGTAATCGCCGACGCTTCGGAGATTGTCGGCAGCGAATACATCAATGCCGACAAATATCTGCAAGACATTGTGCGCGACAAGCGATATTGGGAAGGCAAACGCCAGACCATCCGCCAACGCGAAAAGCATATGGAAGAAACCATTACCCGCTACCAGACGGAGATAGAAGATCTGCAGAAATCCCGCAAAGAAATTTTGCGGAAAGCCAAAGAAGAAGCAGAGCAACTGATACAGGAAGCCAATGCCCGTATCGAAAATACCATTCGCACCATTAAAGAGGCGCAAGCCGAAAAGGAAAAGACCCGTCAGGCACGTCAGGAACTGGCCGATTTCCGCCAATCAATGGAGGCTCTTGCCGCAAAAGAGCAGGAAGAGAAGATTGCCCGCAAAATAGAAAAGCTGAAAGAAAAGCAAAACCGGAAAAAGGAAAAGAAAGCCAACAAAGGTCAGGAAAACATGCTCTCTGCCCAAGCATCGGCAGAACAGCAGGCACGAAAAGAGGCCGAACGATTGGCTGCAATCGTACCCGGCAGCAATGTCAGGATAAAAGGACAGACCTCGGTGGGTGAAGTAATGGAGGTAAACGGCAAGAATGCCACTGTCGCTTTCGGCAGTATCAAGACCACCGTCAAGCTGGACAGGCTGGAGCGTACAAACGCACAGCCCAAGCAAGCGGATGTTTCTGCCAAAAGCACTTACATCAGTTCGCAAACCCAAGACAGTATGTACGAAAAGAAGCTGAACTTCAAGCAAGACATAGACGTACGCGGCATGCGTGGTGATGAAGCCTTACAGGCGGTCACCTATTTCATAGATGATGCCATTTTGGTGGGAATGTCCCGCGTGCGCATCCTTCATGGGACAGGTACGGGTATCTTGCGTACACTTATCCGCCAATATCTGCAGACAGTACCGGGCATAAGCCATTTCGCCGACGAACATATACAGTTCGGCGGAGCAGGAATTACGGTTGTAGACCTAAGTTGA
- a CDS encoding glycoside hydrolase family 2 protein produces MKRNMTLKSLLLVVCALSGNVFGQSTLSNGKLVYNYPFAPSEGIVNRMEKEYRSEVCLNGFWDFQPVSLPSTYVQGKGVAPELSLPEEKQWSAIRIKIPSPWNINAFANRNLEGPDHRNYPSYPKEWEQVKMAWMRKKVTIPTEWTGQQIKLYFEAVAGATEVYINKEKVGENFDLFLPFSIDITDKVNAGETVEVLVGVRSQSLFEDNSTIGRRIVPAGSMWGYHIAGIWQDVYLLALPKVHVEDIFVKPLVSKGILELEVTVQNNMAKKADLQVQGDINEWVNLAGTDVNSAPIPVWKLGKKVLEVKAVKVSVPANASTKVVLQVPVSDELRFWTPECPNLYALLLALKVKKQNLDVKYERFGWREWTLNGTVQCLNGKPYQLRGDSWHFMGIPQMTRRYAWAWFTAIKGMNGNAVRPHAQVYPRFYLDIADEMGICVLNETANWASDGGPKLDSELFWKASKEHLTRFVLRDRNHASVFGWSISNENKPVILHVFNRPELMTPQKKAWEEWRNIVRLNDPTRPWVSSDGEDDGDGILPVTVGHYGDMNSMKRWIEIGKPWGIGEHSMAYYGTPEQVAKYNGERAYESQLGRMEGLANECYHLLANQRSMDASYSTVFNMAWYSLKPLPLGKKDLTSKPDISRDGVFFTEYKEGVPGVQPERVGPYCTTFNPGYDPNLPLYDPWPMYDAMRAANAPKHPAWSSYAEIDKKQYEAPEAFPSEKYKEIIFIGRKDSKLKGIMDAQGVKFSTKITAPAQMIYIVDGTYDLPAAEKKSMLVNLAKGADVWIWGLTPETVDVYNEILPLSVTLDNLKRSSFLPVQKSWIRGLNNSDFYFCELQRADASEYSLKGALVEEGEVLLNACKTDWRAWNKRPEEIKTAGTIRSEYECTAATPVFVRYQNGASCFYISTLKEFTNSEKGYNTLRAILKNAGIDCQEIEVKSNELFFLRDNQLVFPAAVRDKLIKTTMGRTLDIYVFSPRPLNDLLIEPNMPKLTLVVKTKKCQLSINDEVYAAAEKNRYEVTYKELPLLQGWNKISIAIGENDKNEFSGSFRCDNRNEFLPSLKASFVNPEAK; encoded by the coding sequence ATGAAAAGGAATATGACTTTAAAAAGTTTGCTGTTGGTTGTGTGTGCGTTGTCCGGAAATGTTTTTGGACAAAGCACATTGAGTAATGGCAAGTTGGTGTATAATTATCCATTTGCACCAAGTGAGGGTATTGTGAACCGAATGGAAAAGGAATATAGGTCGGAAGTGTGCTTGAATGGTTTCTGGGACTTTCAACCGGTTTCATTGCCGTCAACCTATGTGCAAGGAAAAGGAGTGGCTCCTGAATTATCTTTACCGGAAGAAAAACAATGGAGTGCTATTAGGATAAAAATACCTTCACCTTGGAACATAAACGCTTTTGCGAATAGAAATCTTGAAGGGCCAGACCATCGTAACTACCCGTCTTATCCAAAGGAATGGGAACAAGTGAAGATGGCTTGGATGAGGAAAAAAGTTACTATACCTACCGAATGGACTGGACAACAGATAAAACTTTATTTTGAAGCAGTGGCCGGCGCAACGGAAGTTTATATTAATAAGGAGAAAGTTGGTGAGAACTTTGACCTCTTTCTGCCTTTTAGTATCGATATTACAGATAAAGTAAATGCAGGTGAAACAGTTGAAGTATTGGTAGGAGTGCGTAGCCAGTCCCTATTTGAGGATAATTCTACAATTGGGCGCCGTATTGTACCGGCTGGCTCTATGTGGGGATATCACATTGCCGGTATTTGGCAGGATGTGTATCTGCTGGCCTTACCTAAGGTGCATGTGGAAGACATATTTGTGAAACCTCTAGTATCTAAAGGAATACTGGAATTGGAAGTGACTGTGCAAAATAATATGGCAAAAAAGGCTGATTTGCAGGTTCAGGGTGATATTAACGAATGGGTTAATTTAGCTGGAACAGATGTTAACTCCGCTCCGATTCCGGTTTGGAAGTTAGGGAAAAAAGTATTGGAAGTGAAAGCTGTGAAAGTGTCTGTTCCGGCTAATGCTTCTACAAAAGTAGTACTACAAGTGCCTGTATCAGATGAATTGAGATTTTGGACTCCGGAATGTCCTAATCTTTATGCACTGTTGCTGGCTCTAAAAGTGAAAAAACAAAATTTAGATGTAAAATATGAGCGTTTTGGTTGGCGTGAGTGGACATTGAACGGTACTGTTCAATGTTTGAATGGTAAACCGTATCAACTGAGAGGTGACTCTTGGCATTTTATGGGGATTCCGCAGATGACTCGTAGATATGCTTGGGCTTGGTTTACAGCTATTAAAGGTATGAATGGAAATGCGGTTCGTCCTCATGCACAAGTTTATCCCCGTTTTTACTTGGACATTGCGGATGAAATGGGTATTTGTGTGTTGAATGAAACAGCTAACTGGGCTAGTGATGGCGGTCCGAAGTTGGATTCTGAACTTTTCTGGAAAGCTTCGAAAGAACATTTGACGCGTTTTGTTCTTAGAGATCGTAATCATGCTTCTGTTTTTGGATGGAGTATCAGTAATGAAAATAAACCGGTAATTTTGCATGTATTCAACAGACCGGAGCTGATGACTCCTCAGAAAAAAGCTTGGGAGGAGTGGAGAAATATTGTGCGGTTGAATGATCCTACCCGCCCATGGGTTTCGTCGGATGGAGAGGATGATGGCGATGGTATATTGCCTGTCACTGTAGGGCATTATGGTGATATGAACTCAATGAAACGTTGGATTGAAATAGGTAAGCCTTGGGGAATTGGTGAACATAGTATGGCTTACTATGGTACACCGGAGCAGGTCGCAAAATATAACGGTGAAAGAGCTTATGAATCTCAGCTTGGACGTATGGAGGGATTGGCAAATGAGTGTTATCATTTGTTGGCCAATCAACGTTCTATGGATGCTTCTTACAGTACAGTGTTCAACATGGCATGGTATTCTTTGAAACCTTTGCCGCTGGGTAAAAAAGATTTGACTTCAAAACCGGATATCAGCCGGGATGGTGTTTTCTTTACAGAATATAAGGAGGGAGTACCAGGCGTACAACCGGAACGTGTAGGACCTTATTGTACTACATTCAATCCGGGATATGATCCTAATCTGCCCTTGTATGACCCATGGCCTATGTATGATGCTATGCGTGCTGCCAATGCACCAAAGCATCCTGCTTGGTCGTCATATGCTGAGATTGATAAAAAGCAGTATGAGGCTCCGGAAGCGTTTCCTTCTGAGAAGTATAAGGAAATTATTTTTATAGGAAGAAAGGATAGTAAATTGAAAGGTATAATGGATGCACAAGGGGTGAAGTTTTCTACTAAAATAACTGCTCCTGCACAAATGATTTATATTGTAGATGGTACTTATGATCTGCCTGCCGCAGAAAAGAAGAGCATGTTGGTCAATCTTGCTAAAGGAGCCGATGTTTGGATATGGGGACTGACCCCTGAAACGGTAGATGTGTATAATGAGATACTGCCCCTTTCTGTAACGTTGGATAATTTGAAGCGTTCATCTTTCCTGCCGGTTCAGAAATCATGGATACGTGGGTTGAATAATTCAGATTTCTATTTCTGTGAACTTCAGCGGGCGGATGCTTCGGAATATTCTTTGAAAGGGGCCTTGGTAGAGGAAGGAGAGGTCTTGTTGAATGCTTGTAAAACGGATTGGAGAGCCTGGAACAAACGTCCGGAAGAGATAAAGACAGCTGGTACCATACGAAGCGAATATGAATGTACAGCTGCCACTCCTGTATTCGTGAGATATCAAAATGGGGCTTCCTGTTTTTACATCAGTACACTGAAAGAATTTACGAACTCAGAAAAGGGGTACAATACATTAAGGGCAATCTTGAAAAATGCAGGCATTGACTGCCAAGAGATTGAAGTAAAATCGAACGAGCTTTTTTTCTTACGTGATAATCAACTGGTTTTTCCTGCTGCTGTGAGAGATAAACTGATAAAAACAACTATGGG